In Ostrea edulis chromosome 10, xbOstEdul1.1, whole genome shotgun sequence, one genomic interval encodes:
- the LOC130051113 gene encoding uncharacterized protein K02A2.6-like codes for MRLQRYDVTLEYVPGKEMFISDALSRAYLQECTESLVDEDIDINFIEQELPMTEGKLQELKDATESDEQFQALADIVRLGWPESRVQVPADIRIFWNYRDEIIVLNGLLYKGPAVMIPKLLRHQMLRKLHEPHLGIVKTKQRARNIIFWPNMNYDLEQLIKSCGVCNSFRKSNTKQSLIPHEIPSTPWTKVGADIFHFKGKDYVLFVDYYSKYPDIIPLPNLRACSTIAACKTVFSRQGIPLELFTDNGPQFSCHEFKQFASEWEFTHNTSSPHYPRSNGQAERCIQTVKNLLKKAEESNGDPNIALLEYRNSPIDGVDLSPAQLLMNRTLRSKLPTTKVWLEPNSLTSPQSKLQLRQMKQKYFHDRKCAKLPHVEDKEVIRIQNPDNRQWEPAVVQKDFGNRSYNVLNQQGNTVRRNRSQMLKSNETRFHISPPEVETSEFEQPEMEQMSDYVPSVSDNVKSGNVSMNISVRSKPENSISSGNVTRSGRVTKPPTYLSEYVK; via the coding sequence ATGCGTTTACAACGTTACGACGTTACTTTAGAATACGTTCCGGGAAAGGAAATGTTCATTTCCGATGCGTTAAGCAGGGCTTACTTACAAGAGTGTACAGAATCACTGGTTGATGAGGACATAGACATCAATTTCATTGAGCAGGAGCTTCCTATGACGGAAGGAAAACTTCAGGAGCTGAAGGACGCAACTGAGTCTGATGAACAGTTTCAGGCATTGGCCGACATAGTGCGACTGGGATGGCCAGAATCTCGGGTTCAAGTTCCAGCAGATATAAGAATATTTTGGAACTACAGAGATGAAATAATAGTTCTAAATGGTTTACTGTACAAGGGGCCAGCAGTGATGATTCCCAAGTTACTACGTCACCAAATGTTGAGGAAGTTACATGAACCTCACCTGGGTATAGTCAAAACCAAGCAGAGAGCcagaaatatcatattttggcCAAACATGAACTATGACTTAGAGCAGTTGATTAAGTCGTGTGGAGTGTGCAACTCATTTCGCAAATCAAACACAAAGCAATCACTCATACCTCATGAGATACCCTCTACTCCTTGGACCAAAGTTGGAgctgatatatttcatttcaaggGCAAAGACTATGTGTTGTTTGTGGACTATTACTCGAAATATCCAGATATTATACCTCTACCAAATTTGAGAGCATGTTCCACTATTGCTGCGTGCAAAACAGTGTTTTCAAGACAAGGCATACCCTTAGAGCTATTCACGGACAACGGACCACAATTCAGTTGTCATGAATTCAAACAGTTTGCATCTGAATGGGAGTTCACGCACAATACCTCCAGTCCCCACTATCCACGTTCAAATGGTCAAGCGGAACGCTGTATTCAAACCGTAAAAAACTTACTGAAAAAGGCAGAAGAGAGTAATGGTGACCCAAATATTGCTCTTCTGGAATACAGAAACTCGCCTATTGATGGAGTTGACCTGTCGCCTGCACAGTTATTGATGAACAGGACTCTTCGTTCAAAACTACCAACAACCAAAGTGTGGTTGGAACCAAATTCACTGACGTCTCCACAATCCAAACTTCAACTTAGGCAGATGAAACAGAAATATTTCCATGACCGAAAGTGTGCAAAATTACCGCATGTTGAGGATAAAGAAGTTATCCGTATACAGAATCCAGACAATCGTCAGTGGGAACCAGCTGTAGTTCAAAAGGACTTCGGAAACCGTTCGTACAACGTTTTAAATCAGCAAGGGAACACAGTAAGAAGAAACAGGAGTCAGATGTTGAAAAGCAACGAAACAAGATTCCATATTTCACCACCGGAAGTGGAAACATCGGAATTCGAACAACCGGAAATGGAACAAATGAGCGATTATGTTCCAAGTGTGAGTGATAATGTGAAATCCGGTAATGTATCCATGAATATCAGTGTGCGTTCCAAACCAGAAAATTCTATTTCGTCCGGAAACGTTACCAGATCTGGAAGGGTTACTAAACCACCTACCTACCTTTCCGAATATGTGAAATAA
- the LOC125676422 gene encoding uncharacterized protein K02A2.6-like, whose product MDQLKPPSHLSFEGNLAKNWKEWLQGFRLYLVASGIDEKAGKVKVATFLHVAGVEARRIYNTFNIPEEDAEKLEVVFKNFQDYVEPRKNLTYVRHLFFTRNQESHETIDNYVTDLKNKAIQCEFGDLKDSLNKDRIVCGISSEACRARLLREADLSLTKCLDICRASEVSEQQLKSLHKEPSTAVAAHVVTRKPEKLQNRGSTRKQTAHVHSNTNKLNACSKCGKQHEKGKCFAYNKNCYKCKGRNHFAKYCNKTPKSVHYVEEESHDLYLGIVNVDTIQEEVPWTETVNINKVPVTFKLDTGAQANIIPRNVFKELHISPKHLRKVKVNLYTYNGEVMNPDGKIDIRCRIRKVERTLPFYITAKGSTPILGKESCARLGLIQHIPADSIESADVCVTKDKLLQQYQDVFSGLGHLPGKYHIEIDPNSTPVIHPPRKVPAALHSSVRDELQRMEKLGVIAKQDGPTDWVHSMVTVRKPGKIRICLDPKDLNPHIKREHYHLVTVEEIIERLPNAKVFSRFDATHGFWHIELDEASSKALTFNTPFGRYRYLRLPFGITSASEVFSKRLQEFFKDLPGVECLVDDILVHGENVSEHDENLVRMLERCRQIGLKLNKDKVELRVPEVKYVGHVIGRDGLKVDPEKVRAIVNMPEPTDVQRVRRFLGLVQYVSKFIPNLAEISEPLRLLTKSDVLWHWDKQQIDSFAKLKNLLTQAPVLRIYDLQKEVTISVDASSKGLGAVLLQNGQPVAYASRALTETQQRYAQIEREMLAVIYGCEKFHHYIYGRSVTIETDHKPLLAIHRKPLYRGLEKCR is encoded by the coding sequence ATGGATCAGTTAAAACCGCCGTCGCACTTAAGTTTTGAAGGGAATTTAGCTAAAAATTGGAAAGAGTGGCTGCAAGGATTTCGCCTATACTTGGTAGCCTCGGGGATCGACGAAAAGGCGGGAAAAGTGAAGGTTGCTACCTTTTTACATGTTGCTGGTGTCGAAGCGAGACGTATTTACAACACATTCAACATTCCTGAGGAGGATGCTGAAAAACTAGAGGTAGTGTTCAAAAACTTTCAAGACTACGTTGAACCACGTAAGAACTTAACGTATGTACGCCATTTATTTTTCACACGAAATCAAGAAAGTCATGAAACAATCGATAATTATGTCACTGACTTAAAAAACAAAGCCATACAATGCGAGTTTGGTGATTTGAAAGACTCGTTGAATAAAGACAGGATAGTGTGTGGTATTTCGAGTGAAGCATGCAGAGCCAGGCTACTACGGGAAGCAGATTTATCATTAACTAAGTGTTTAGACATTTGCCGTGCTTCTGAAGTTTCCGAACAGCAATTGAAAAGTTTACACAAAGAACCATCAACTGCTGTAGCTGCTCATGTTGTAACTAGAAAACCTGAAAAACTACAGAACCGCGGTAGTACCAGAAAACAAACAGCTCACGTTCACTCAAACACTAACAAACTGAATGCGTGTAGTAAGTGTGGAAAACAACATGAGAAAGGGAAATGTTTTGCGTACAACAAGAATTGTTACAAATGCAAAGGCCGTaaccattttgcaaaatactgtAATAAGACACCAAAATCTGTGCATTACGTGGAAGAGGAATCACATGACCTATACTTGGGCATAGTGAATGTGGACACTATTCAGGAAGAGGTACCATGGACTGAGACAGTGAACATTAACAAAGTACCGGTTACATTCAAGCTGGACACAGGAGCTCAGGCGAATATAATACCAAGGAATGTGTTCAAAGAACTACACATCTCTCCGAAGCATTTACGAAAAGTAAAAGTGAACCTGTACACTTACAATGGTGAAGTCATGAACCCAGATGGGAAGATTGATATCAGATGCCGAATCCGTAAAGTGGAACGTACACTTCCGTTTTACATCACTGCAAAAGGAAGTACACCGATACTTGGCAAAGAATCATGTGCACGCCTAGGATTAATCCAACACATACCAGCAGATTCCATAGAAAGTGCGGATGTTTGTGTAACAAAGGACAAACTACTGCAACAGTATCAGGATGTTTTCAGTGGACTAGGACATCTACCAGGAAAATATCACATTGAAATTGATCCGAATTCAACGCCAGTGATACACCCACCAAGGAAAGTGCCGGCAGCGTTACACAGTTCTGTACGTGATGAACTTCAACGCATGGAAAAATTGGGCGTGATCGCAAAACAGGATGGTCCTACGGATTGGGTTCACAGTATGGTAACAGTACGGAAACCAGGGAAAATTCGTATATGCTTGGATCCAAAAGACTTGAATCCGCACATAAAGCGAGAACATTACCACTTAGTAACTGTGGAGGAAATCATTGAACGACTACCAAATGCTAAAGTGTTCTCAAGATTTGATGCTACGCATGGTTTTTGGCATATTGAACTAGACGAAGCAAGTTCAAAGGCACTCACTTTTAACACACCATTTGGTAGATACCGATATCTACGACTTCCGTTTGGAATAACTTCAGCGTCAGAAGTGTTCTCGAAACGATTACAGGAGTTTTTTAAAGACTTACCTGGTGTTGAGTGTCTAGTAGACGATATCCTTGTTCATGGAGAAAACGTCTCGGAGCATGATGAAAATCTCGTTCGTATGCTGGAGCGATGTCGTCAAATTGGGCTCAAGCTCAATAAGGATAAAGTAGAACTCAGAGTACCTGAAGTGAAATACGTTGGTCACGTCATAGGGAGAGATGGACTCAAGGTTGATCCGGAAAAGGTTCGTGCTATTGTAAACATGCCAGAACCGACAGATGTTCAAAGAGTGCGCCGATTTCTTGGACTAGTGCAATATGTGTCGAAATTCATACCAAACCTAGCAGAGATTTCTGAACCTCTCCGATTGCTTACGAAAAGTGACGTTTTGTGGCACTGGGACAAACAGCAAATTGACAGTTTTGCGAAACTAAAAAACTTATTAACGCAAGCACCAGTTCTTCGCATTTATGATCTTCAAAAGGAAGTCACCATTTCTGTGGATGCAAGTTCCAAAGGATTGGGTGCAGTATTATTGCAGAACGGACAGCCCGTCGCATACGCTTCACGAGCACTGACAGAGACTCAGCAGAGGTATGCACAGATAGAACGAGAGATGCTCGCAGTTATCTATGGATGTGAAAAATTTCACCACTACATCTATGGACGTTCAGTTACCATAGAAACAGATCACAAACCTTTGCTAGCGATTCATCGCAAACCACTATACAGAGGTCTTGAAAAGTGTCGGTAA